In Kutzneria kofuensis, the DNA window CCGACCCGGCCCGGTCCTGGTCGACATCCCCAAGGACGTGCTGCAGGAGACCACCTCCTTCTCCTGGCCGCCGGAGCTGCGCCTGCCGGGCTACCGGCCGACGACGCGCCCGCACGGCAAGCAGGTCCGCGAGGCCGCCAAGCTGATCACCGCCGCGCATCGGCCGGTGCTCTACGTCGGCGGCGGCATCATCAAGGCCGGCGCCACCGCCGAGCTGCGCGAGCTGGCCGAGCTGACCGGCATCCCCGTCGTCACCACGCTGATGGCGCGCGGCGCGTTCCCCGACTCGCACCCGCAGCACCTCGGCATGCCCGGCATGCACGGCACCGTCGCGGCCGTCGCCGCCATGCAGAAGGCCGACCTGCTGATCGCGCTGGGCACGCGGTTCGACGACCGGGTCACCGGCAAGCTCGACTCGTTCGCGCCGGAGGCGCAGGTCGTGCACGCCGACATCGACCCGGCGGAGATCTCCAAGAACCGCCGCGCGGACGTGCCGATCGTCGGCGACTGCAAGGAGATCCTCGGCGACCTGATCGCGGCCGTGAAGGCCGAGCGGGAGCACACCAGGACCGCCGACCTGACGCAGTGGGTGAGCGACACCTCCGGCTGGCGCGAGACCTACCCGCTCGGCTACGACTGGCCGGCGGACGGGGCGCTGGCGCCGCAGTACGTGATCGAGCGCATCGGGCAGATCGCCGGCCCGGACGCGATCTACGCGGCGGGCGTCGGCCAGCACCAGATGTGGGCCGCGCAGTTCATCCGGTACGAGAAGCCGAGCACGTGGATCAACTCCGGCGGTCTCGGCACCATGGGCTTCGCCGTGCCGGCCGCGATGGGCGCGAAGTTCGGCGCGCCGGACAAGGTGGTGTGGGCCATCGACGGCGACGGCTGCTTCCAGATGACCAACCAGGAGCTGGCCACCTGCGCCATCGAGGGCGCGCCCATCAAGGTCGCCGTGATCAACAACGGCAACCTGGGCATGGTCCGGCAGTGGCAGAACCTGTTCTATTCGGAGCGGTACTCGCACACCGACCTCGGCACGCACAAGCACCGCATCCCCGACTTCAAGCTGCTCGCCGAGGCGCTGGGCTGCGTGGGGCTGCGGTGCGAGAGCAAGGAGGACGTGGACGCCACGATCCAGCAGGCGATGGAGATCAACGACCGCCCGGTCGTGATCGACTTCGTGGTCGGCAAGGACGCGCAGGTGTGGCCGATGGTGGCCGCCGGCACCGGCAACGACCAGATCATGGCCGCCCGCGGCATCCGGCCGCTGTTCGACGAGGACGTGTGATGAGCGAGCTTGCGAGCGAATCATTCAACACAGCGACCGCGGTCAGCGCCACTCCGAGCGCTAGCGAGGAGTGGTGATGACCATGACCAAGCACACCCTGTCCGTTCTCGTCGAGAACAAGCCCGGTGTCCTCGCCCGGGTCGCCGGCCTGTTCTCCCGGCGCGGCTTCAACATCGAGTCGCTCGCGGTCGGTCCCACCGAGCACCCGGACATCTCCCGGATGACCATCGTCGTCGGCGTCGACGAACTGCCCCTGGAGCAGGTCACCAAGCAGCTGAACAAGCTGGTGAACGTCATCAAGATCGTTGAGCTGGAGCCGACCTCGGCCGTGCAGCGGGAGTTGCTGCTGGTCAAGGTCCGCGCCGACGCCACCGTGCGCAGCCAGGTGCTGGAGACGGTGCAGCTGTTCCGCGCCAAGGTGGTCGACGTCTCGCCCGAGGCGCTGACCATCGAGGCAACCGGGACGGGCGACAAGCTCGACGCGCTGCTGCGGATGTTGGAGCCCTACGGTCTGCGTGAGATGGTGCAGTCCGGCATGGTCGCCATCGGACGCGGCGCCCGGTCCATCACCGCCACAGCGGCCCGCTGAAGTTTTCTCCCGGAAGGAACACAAGGAAAGTCATGAGTGTCGAGACCTTCTACGACGACGACGCCGACCTCGGCATCATCCAGGGCCGCAAGGTGGCCGTCATCGGCTACGGCAGCCAGGGCCACGCCCACGCGCTGAGCCTGCGGGACTCCGGTGTGGACGTTCGCATCGGCCTGCCGGAGGGCTCGAAGTCGCGTCCGAAGGCGGAGGAGGAGGGCCTGCGGGTGCTCACCCCGGCCGAGGCCGCCGCCGAGGCCGACCTGATCATGATCCTCGCGCCGGACACCAAGCAGCGCAAGATCTACGCCGACGACATCGCGCCCAACCTCAAGGACGGGGACGCGATCTTCTTCGGGCACGGCTTCAACATCCGCTACGGCCTGATCACCCCGCCGTCGAACGTCGACGTCGCGATGGTCGCGCCGAAGGGCCCCGGTCACCTGGTGCGCCGGCAGTTCGTGGACGGCAAGGGTGTGCCGTGCCTCATCGCCGTCGAGCAGGACGCCACCGGCAACGCGCAGGCGCTCGCCCTGTCCTACGCCAAGGGCATCGGCGGCTCGCGGGCCGGCGTCATCAAGACCACCTTCAAGGAGGAGACCGAGACCGACCTGTTCGGTGAGCAGGCCGTGCTCTGCGGCGGCGCCTCCGCGCTCGTGCAGACCGGTTTCGAGGTGCTCACTGAGGCCGGCTACGCCCCGGAGATCGCCTACTTCGAGGTGCTGCACGAGCTCAAGCTCATCGTCGACCTCATGTACGAGGGCGGCATCGCCAAGATGCGCTACTCGATCTCCGACACCGCCGAGTACGGCGACCTCACCCGCGGCCCGCGCGTCATCACGCCGTCGGTGAAGGAGGAGATGCGCAAGATCCTGGGCGAGATCCAGGACGGCACCTTCGCGCAGGAGTGGGTGGCCGAGGACGAGGCCGGCCGCCCCAACTTCACCAAGCTGCAGAACGAGGGCGCGGCGCACCCGATCGAGGAGGTCGGCAAGAAGCTGCGCGGCCTGATGTCCTGGGTGGACCGTCCGATCACCGAGACGGCCTGATCTTCATCTCCATGAACGGCCCCCGCTCCGCTGTCGGAGCGGGGGCCGTTCGCCGCTACCCTGCCTGCATGAGTGACGAGGCGGCGCCGATCTACGACGACAAGGCGCAGGTCCGCGGCAGCCTGGACCTGACGGATGCGCAGTGGCAGCGGGGCGACGGAGCGGAGGACGACGGGGAGCACGTCGAGGTGGCGTTCGTGCCGCACACGGACGGCGTCACCTATGTGGCGATGCGCAATTCCGCGCAGCCGCAGGGGCCGGTTCTGGTGTTCACTCCCGCAGAGTGGGACGCCTTCGTCAAGGGGGCGCGGGACGGTGAGTTCGATGAGCCCTGGTAGTTACGGGGACGTTAACATCACCCCTTCCATCAGGGCGGCCAACTCGTAGGATGCGACGAGGTCCAGCACAGCGTCGTGCCGGTGGGCCCGTCCGAGAAAGTCGCGTGCCGAAACCTGGAGCTGTGTCGTGACCAATGCCAGTCGTCCCGTCGTCCTGATCGCAGAGAAGCTCGCGCCGTCCGTCATCGAGGTGTTCGGGGACGAGGTGGAGATCCGCCACGTCGACGGCACCGACCGGCCCGCCCTGCTGTCCGCCGTCGCCGACGCGGACGCGCTGCTGGTCCGTTCCGCCACCCAGGTGAACGCCGAGGTGTTCGCGGCCACGAGCAAGCTCAAGGTGGTCGCCCGCGCCGGCGTCGGCCTCGACAACGTGGAGGTGCCGGCGGCGACCAAGCACGGCGTGCTGGTGGTCAACGCGCCGACGTCCAACATCACCTCGGCCGCGGAGCACGCGGTCGGCCTGCTGCTCGCGGTGGCCCGCCGCATCCCGGAGGCCTCGGCCAGCCTGCGCGGCGGCGCCTGGAAGCGCAGCTCGTTCTCGGGCGTGGAGCTGTCGGGCAAGACCATCGGCGTGGTCGGCCTGGGCAAGATCGGCCAGCTGTTCGCGGCCCGGCTCGCGGCCTTCAACACCACGCTGATCGCCTACGACCCGTACGTCGCGCCGGCGCGCGCCGCCCAGCTGGGCATCGAGCTGGTGAGCCTGGACGAGCTGCTGGAGCGCGCCGACGCGATCTCCATCCACCTGCCGAAGACCCCGGAGACCAAGGGCCTGATCGGCAAGGAGCAGCTGGCGAAGACCAAGAAGGGCGTCATCATCGTCAACGCCGCCCGCGGTGGCCTCGTCGACGAGACGGCGCTGGCGGAGTCCATTCGGGACGGTCACGTCGGCGGCGCCGGCATCGACGTCTTCGAGACCGAGCCGACCACCTCCTCGCCGCTGTTCGAGCTGCCGAACGTGGTGGTGACGCCGCACCTGGGCGCGTCGACCGCCGAGGCGCAGGACCGCGCCGGCACCGACGTCGCCCGCTCGGTGCGGCTGGCGCTGCGCGGCGACTTCGTGCCGGACGCGGTGAACGTGGCCAGCGGCGGCGTGGTCAACGACGAGGTCCGCCCGTACCTGCCGCTGACCCAGAAGCTGGGCGTCGTGCTGTCGGCGCTGGCCGGCAAGGCCCCGTCCTCGGTGACCGTCACGGTCCGCGGCGAACTGTCCAACGAGGACGTCTCGGTGCTGCCGCTGGCCGCGCTGCGCGGTGTCTTCTCCGGCATCGTCGACGAGCAGGTCACGTTCGTGAACGCGCCGGCGCTCGCCGAGACGCTGGGCGTGTCGGTGGACCTGGTCAAGGAGCCGGAGAGCGCCAACCACCGCAGCCTGGTCACCGTGAGCGCCGCGCTGCCGGACGGCACCGCGCTGCGCGTCTCGGGCACGCTGTCGGGCCTGGACAGCATCGAGAAGCTCGTCGAGGTCAACGGCCGCGGCTTCGACCTGCGGGCCGCCGGTGAGCTGGTGCTGCTGGAGTACCCGGACCGCCCGGGTGTGATGGGCACCGTCGGCACGCTGCTCGGCGAGGCCGGCGTCAACATCGAGGCGGCGCAGATCTCGCAGACCAAGGACGGCTCCGACGCCGTCATGCTGCTGCGCGCCGACCGTCCGGTGGACGCCGGCGTGCTGGAGCCGATCGGCGCCGCCGTGGGTGCGCACACCGTCCGGGCCATCTCGCTGATCTGACCGTTTTGTTCGGAAGGGGGCTTTCCTGGCGTTGAACGCCGGGAAAGCCCCCTTCACCGCATGTCGGGGCCGGTCAGGGGCTCGATGTCACCCGTACGGGTGGCGATTGCGCCATCCGGGTGTCCCGCACTTCGGGAGAGATCACCCCAGAAGCGTGTCCGGACTCCGATTAGTAGGGGAACTACGGGTAGCCTCACGCGAGAGATGGATGGTCCCGACCATGGGGACCGTACTCCGGGAGGTGTGTGGATGCGGCTCGCGGTGATCCCAGGTGACGGGATCGGGCCCGAGGTGGTTGCCGAGGCGTTGAAGGTGCTCGGCGAGGTGGTTCCGACGGCGGAGATCACCCGGTACGACCTTGGTGCGGCGCGGTGGCATGCCACCGGGGAGCTGCTGCCGGAGTCCGTGCTCGGCGAGCTGCGCCAGCATGACGCGATCCTGCTCGGCGCGGTCGGCGACCCGTCGGTGCCCAGCGGCATTCTGGAGCGGGGGCTGCTGCTGCGGCTGCGCTTCGAACTCGATCATCACGTCAACCTGAGGCCGGCTCGGCTGTACCCGGGCGTGCGCAGCCCGATCGCCGACCCGCCCGACATCGACATGGTCGTCGTGCGTGAGGGCACCGAGGGCCTGTACGCCGGCAACGGCGGCCTGCTGCGCAAGGACACCCCGCACGAGATCGCCACCGAGGTCAGCATCAACACCTCGTTCGGCGTCGACCGGGTGGTTCGGGACGCCTTCGCCCGCGCCGCCGCGCGGCCGCGCAAGCACCTGACCCTCGTGCACAAGACCAACGTGCTCACCCACGCCGGTTCGCTGTGGTCCCGCGTGGTGGAGGAGGTGTCGCTGCTGCACCCCGACGTGACCGTCAACTACCAGCACGTCGACTCCGCCACCATTCACATGGTCACCGACCCGGGGCGGTTCGACGTCATCGTCACCGACAACCTGTTCGGCGACATCCTCACCGACCTGGCCGCCGCCGTCACCGGCGGCATCGGCCTGGCGGCCAGCGGCAACCTCGACGTCACCCGCCGCAACCCCAGCATGTTCGAGCCGGTCCACGGCAGCGCTCCGGACATCGCCGGCCAGGGCATCGCCGACCCCACCGCCGCCGTGCTGTCGGTGGCCCTGATGCTCGACCACCTCGGCGAGCACGAGGCCGCCCGGCGCATCGAGGCCTCCGTGGCCTTCGACCTCGCCACCCGCGACCACTCCTCGCCCGGCGCCACCTACGCCATCGGCGACCGCCTCGCGGCCCTGGTGTCGTCGAACACCCGCACCACCGCCTGACCCACGGCACCCCCGCGAGTCACGCTCTGGGACACACCGAATGTAGATCTCCGGCATGCCCGAGATCTACATTCGGAGTGCCTGAGAGCGTGACTCGCGGCGTTTCAGGGGGAGCCGGTGATGAGGTGGTGGAGTTCGTCGGCGGCGTCCGTGGCGAAGGCGGCGTCGTCGCAGACGATGTGGGGAACGTCGTAGTCGGCGGCGGGGTCGGTGGAGATGACGCCGGCGAGGAAGCCGCTGTCCACAAGCGACGGCAGGGGGCGGCTGTCGGGCACGACGACGACGGCGTAGCCCCAGTGCTCCAGCCGCGGCCGGGTGGCGGGGACGGTGGTGGCGACGAGCGGCCGATGGTGGCGGGTGGGGTTGTGCCGCCCGGCGTGGTAGCTGCGGGCCATGCCGGTGATGGCGGCGGCGGCGTTGTCGAGGATTCGCTCGGACACCTGGTCGATGCCGACGATGTCGACCACGGAGTGCATGGTGGTCACGTCGGTGACGCCGCCGTGGGCGTGATGATCCCGGGCGGTTACGACCAGCTTGGGCACGCCGATGGGCAACGCCCGTAAGGCGGCGTAGGCGGGCGAGCCGCCGGTGGGGCCGCCGACGGCGAGGACCCCGTGCAGCCGCCCCTGTTCATGCAGCTTGACCAGCACGTCCGCGGCCCCGACGCCGTCGAGCGCGACCGGCTCGCAGCCCCCGACGCGGACGCGGTCCATCAGCCAGGCGTACTCGGCGCCTTCGGCGTTCGGCGCGCCCAGCAGGACGACAGTGACCACGCAGCCTTCTCCCTTCGACGAAGGCGGCTACGACAAGGCTGCTCCCAAACACGAAATTGGACCAGTCCAATCTTGGCCAGGTGGACCGGTCATGGGCTGTCTCGGTGAAATTTCCCGAGTGGTGGGATTTTTCGTCCGATGCTTGGTCGGTACGGCGCACGTGTGGCAGCATGCCGGTGTGGCTCTCCACACCGTGATCATCATTCCGGAGCGCGCCGGGTAGTGCCCCTAGGCACCCGGCG includes these proteins:
- the serA gene encoding phosphoglycerate dehydrogenase; this translates as MTNASRPVVLIAEKLAPSVIEVFGDEVEIRHVDGTDRPALLSAVADADALLVRSATQVNAEVFAATSKLKVVARAGVGLDNVEVPAATKHGVLVVNAPTSNITSAAEHAVGLLLAVARRIPEASASLRGGAWKRSSFSGVELSGKTIGVVGLGKIGQLFAARLAAFNTTLIAYDPYVAPARAAQLGIELVSLDELLERADAISIHLPKTPETKGLIGKEQLAKTKKGVIIVNAARGGLVDETALAESIRDGHVGGAGIDVFETEPTTSSPLFELPNVVVTPHLGASTAEAQDRAGTDVARSVRLALRGDFVPDAVNVASGGVVNDEVRPYLPLTQKLGVVLSALAGKAPSSVTVTVRGELSNEDVSVLPLAALRGVFSGIVDEQVTFVNAPALAETLGVSVDLVKEPESANHRSLVTVSAALPDGTALRVSGTLSGLDSIEKLVEVNGRGFDLRAAGELVLLEYPDRPGVMGTVGTLLGEAGVNIEAAQISQTKDGSDAVMLLRADRPVDAGVLEPIGAAVGAHTVRAISLI
- a CDS encoding DUF397 domain-containing protein — translated: MSDEAAPIYDDKAQVRGSLDLTDAQWQRGDGAEDDGEHVEVAFVPHTDGVTYVAMRNSAQPQGPVLVFTPAEWDAFVKGARDGEFDEPW
- the ilvN gene encoding acetolactate synthase small subunit gives rise to the protein MTKHTLSVLVENKPGVLARVAGLFSRRGFNIESLAVGPTEHPDISRMTIVVGVDELPLEQVTKQLNKLVNVIKIVELEPTSAVQRELLLVKVRADATVRSQVLETVQLFRAKVVDVSPEALTIEATGTGDKLDALLRMLEPYGLREMVQSGMVAIGRGARSITATAAR
- the ilvC gene encoding ketol-acid reductoisomerase, which encodes MSVETFYDDDADLGIIQGRKVAVIGYGSQGHAHALSLRDSGVDVRIGLPEGSKSRPKAEEEGLRVLTPAEAAAEADLIMILAPDTKQRKIYADDIAPNLKDGDAIFFGHGFNIRYGLITPPSNVDVAMVAPKGPGHLVRRQFVDGKGVPCLIAVEQDATGNAQALALSYAKGIGGSRAGVIKTTFKEETETDLFGEQAVLCGGASALVQTGFEVLTEAGYAPEIAYFEVLHELKLIVDLMYEGGIAKMRYSISDTAEYGDLTRGPRVITPSVKEEMRKILGEIQDGTFAQEWVAEDEAGRPNFTKLQNEGAAHPIEEVGKKLRGLMSWVDRPITETA
- a CDS encoding 3-isopropylmalate dehydrogenase; this encodes MRLAVIPGDGIGPEVVAEALKVLGEVVPTAEITRYDLGAARWHATGELLPESVLGELRQHDAILLGAVGDPSVPSGILERGLLLRLRFELDHHVNLRPARLYPGVRSPIADPPDIDMVVVREGTEGLYAGNGGLLRKDTPHEIATEVSINTSFGVDRVVRDAFARAAARPRKHLTLVHKTNVLTHAGSLWSRVVEEVSLLHPDVTVNYQHVDSATIHMVTDPGRFDVIVTDNLFGDILTDLAAAVTGGIGLAASGNLDVTRRNPSMFEPVHGSAPDIAGQGIADPTAAVLSVALMLDHLGEHEAARRIEASVAFDLATRDHSSPGATYAIGDRLAALVSSNTRTTA
- a CDS encoding Tm-1-like ATP-binding domain-containing protein, which translates into the protein MVTVVLLGAPNAEGAEYAWLMDRVRVGGCEPVALDGVGAADVLVKLHEQGRLHGVLAVGGPTGGSPAYAALRALPIGVPKLVVTARDHHAHGGVTDVTTMHSVVDIVGIDQVSERILDNAAAAITGMARSYHAGRHNPTRHHRPLVATTVPATRPRLEHWGYAVVVVPDSRPLPSLVDSGFLAGVISTDPAADYDVPHIVCDDAAFATDAADELHHLITGSP
- a CDS encoding acetolactate synthase large subunit, which translates into the protein MTSAPSRQAPVPGATPPRPGPPPKPAPPGGAPVRVTGSAALVRSLEAVGCEVVFGIPGGTIMPAYDALLDSTSLRHVLVRHEQGAGHAATGYAQATGKVGVCMATSGPGATNLVTPLADAYMDSVPVVAITGQQSRALIGTDAFQEADICGITMPITKHNVLVTDPAEIPRAIAEAFHIASTGRPGPVLVDIPKDVLQETTSFSWPPELRLPGYRPTTRPHGKQVREAAKLITAAHRPVLYVGGGIIKAGATAELRELAELTGIPVVTTLMARGAFPDSHPQHLGMPGMHGTVAAVAAMQKADLLIALGTRFDDRVTGKLDSFAPEAQVVHADIDPAEISKNRRADVPIVGDCKEILGDLIAAVKAEREHTRTADLTQWVSDTSGWRETYPLGYDWPADGALAPQYVIERIGQIAGPDAIYAAGVGQHQMWAAQFIRYEKPSTWINSGGLGTMGFAVPAAMGAKFGAPDKVVWAIDGDGCFQMTNQELATCAIEGAPIKVAVINNGNLGMVRQWQNLFYSERYSHTDLGTHKHRIPDFKLLAEALGCVGLRCESKEDVDATIQQAMEINDRPVVIDFVVGKDAQVWPMVAAGTGNDQIMAARGIRPLFDEDV